A window from Citrus sinensis cultivar Valencia sweet orange chromosome 5, DVS_A1.0, whole genome shotgun sequence encodes these proteins:
- the LOC127902775 gene encoding uncharacterized protein LOC127902775 isoform X1 produces MQVPMREISCGSSGAQSEGQIDNGDAARQHPFHAILAVMDKMEEHMRRNNDLLQKMGLKMDSLTEKVEKLERAYFRQEGANVADDSQSPPTYTGAEATDGPIFSSSNMEMHPLIPAIVTLSDLVREKRMPIEVKERKVVYLSTSTDEEVVLKEKSAEVLQDAMKPKLVPELQDESSAQQEKKCQQPQDFNPLSLGPPRPYRNRKLGWYQLFPYDQVSRGPKPKYRAGPFFMNEPVTLDQLKMLQYGFDKSASLDEIIVRSSHEDITRQGLLSLLPDASLDEEIIFMMSDYLTRRESCKSHGQPIS; encoded by the exons ATGCAGGTTCCGATGCGAGAAATCAGTTGCGGCTCATCAGGTGCTCAAAGTGAAGGACAAATTGACAATGGTGACGCCGCAAGGCAACATCCATTTCATGCTATATTAGCAGTAATGGATAAAATGGAGGAACATATGAGAAGAAATAATGATTTACTACAAAAAATGGGCTTGAAAATGGATTCTCTTACTGAAAAGGTTGAAAAGTTGGAACGAGCATATTTTCGTCAAGAAGGAGCAAATGTCGCTGATGATAGTCAATCACCTCCTACATATACTGGTGCCGAGGCAACTGATGGTCCAATCTTTTCCTCTTCGAATATGGAGATGCACCCACTTATCCCTGCAATTGTCACGCTTTCAGATCTAGTACGGGAAAAGCGTATGCCCATTGAAGTTAAAGAACGAAAAGTTGTGTACCTCAGCACATCCACTGATGAAGAGGTTGTCCTAAAAGAAAAGTCGGCAGAAGTATTGCAAGACGCGATGAAGCCTAAATTGGTGCCGGAACTTCAAGATGAG TCTTCCGCGCAACAAGAGAAGAAATGTCAACAGCCGCAAGATTTTAATCCGCTGTCTTTAGGCCCTCCTCGGCCATACAGAAATCGAAAGCTGGGGTGGTACCAGTTGTTCCCGTATGATCAAGTCTCACGCGGTCCAAAGCCAAAATATCGAGCGGGCCCTTTTTTCATGAATGAGCCGGTGACCCTCGATCAATTGAAGATGCTCCAATATGGATTTGACAAAAGCGCTAGCCTAGA TGAAATAATTGTGCGATCAAGTCATGAGGATATCACTCGGCAAGGCTTGTTATCACTTTTGCCCGATGCATCACTTGACGAGGAG ATTATTTTCATGATGAGTGATTACCTTACACGACGTGAGTCGTGCAAAAGCCATGGGCAACCAATAAGCTAG
- the LOC127902775 gene encoding uncharacterized protein LOC127902775 isoform X2, translating into MREISCGSSGAQSEGQIDNGDAARQHPFHAILAVMDKMEEHMRRNNDLLQKMGLKMDSLTEKVEKLERAYFRQEGANVADDSQSPPTYTGAEATDGPIFSSSNMEMHPLIPAIVTLSDLVREKRMPIEVKERKVVYLSTSTDEEVVLKEKSAEVLQDAMKPKLVPELQDESSAQQEKKCQQPQDFNPLSLGPPRPYRNRKLGWYQLFPYDQVSRGPKPKYRAGPFFMNEPVTLDQLKMLQYGFDKSASLDEIIVRSSHEDITRQGLLSLLPDASLDEEIIFMMSDYLTRRESCKSHGQPIS; encoded by the exons ATGCGAGAAATCAGTTGCGGCTCATCAGGTGCTCAAAGTGAAGGACAAATTGACAATGGTGACGCCGCAAGGCAACATCCATTTCATGCTATATTAGCAGTAATGGATAAAATGGAGGAACATATGAGAAGAAATAATGATTTACTACAAAAAATGGGCTTGAAAATGGATTCTCTTACTGAAAAGGTTGAAAAGTTGGAACGAGCATATTTTCGTCAAGAAGGAGCAAATGTCGCTGATGATAGTCAATCACCTCCTACATATACTGGTGCCGAGGCAACTGATGGTCCAATCTTTTCCTCTTCGAATATGGAGATGCACCCACTTATCCCTGCAATTGTCACGCTTTCAGATCTAGTACGGGAAAAGCGTATGCCCATTGAAGTTAAAGAACGAAAAGTTGTGTACCTCAGCACATCCACTGATGAAGAGGTTGTCCTAAAAGAAAAGTCGGCAGAAGTATTGCAAGACGCGATGAAGCCTAAATTGGTGCCGGAACTTCAAGATGAG TCTTCCGCGCAACAAGAGAAGAAATGTCAACAGCCGCAAGATTTTAATCCGCTGTCTTTAGGCCCTCCTCGGCCATACAGAAATCGAAAGCTGGGGTGGTACCAGTTGTTCCCGTATGATCAAGTCTCACGCGGTCCAAAGCCAAAATATCGAGCGGGCCCTTTTTTCATGAATGAGCCGGTGACCCTCGATCAATTGAAGATGCTCCAATATGGATTTGACAAAAGCGCTAGCCTAGA TGAAATAATTGTGCGATCAAGTCATGAGGATATCACTCGGCAAGGCTTGTTATCACTTTTGCCCGATGCATCACTTGACGAGGAG ATTATTTTCATGATGAGTGATTACCTTACACGACGTGAGTCGTGCAAAAGCCATGGGCAACCAATAAGCTAG
- the LOC127902184 gene encoding protein FAR1-RELATED SEQUENCE 5-like, with product MSEVIKTVMSGCAHRLCCWHLEQNAQANVKRNEFTSKFRQLMLNPMSTEEFDRDWFSVVYDLGLEQNSWVEKMYAKRRKWAEAYLKGTFFAGMRTTQRCESLNSYLRRFVKHKLKLYDFIRKIHRAMYCIWHKEVQDEYETNHTAPVLTTHLQSIEKHASEIYTRNVLKWVRMEILGEATLIMLECAKTVNSNIYTLMKFQHPEQK from the coding sequence ATGTCGGAAGTGATTAAAACTGTTATGTCTGGATGTGCACATCGACTCTGTTGCTGGCATCTTGAGCAGAATGCACAAGCAAATGTGAAGAGAAATGAGTTCACGTCGAAGTTTCGGCAGTTAATGTTGAATCCAATGTCCACGGAGGAGTTTGATCGAGATTGGTTCTCTGTTGTCTATGATCTGGGACTGGAACAAAATTCTTGGGTGGAAAAAATGTATGCAAAGCGTAGAAAATGGGCAGAGGCTTATTTGAAAGGAACCTTTTTCGCCGGAATGCGAACCACACAAAGGTGTGAGAGCTTGAATTCTTACTTGCGTCgctttgttaagcataagttAAAACTGTATGATTTCATTAGAAAAATTCATCGTGCCATGTATTGCATATGGCACAAAGAAGTCCAAGATGAGTATGAGACAAACCACACAGCCCCAGTTCTTACAACACATCTGCAAAGCATTGAAAAACATGCGTCCGAAATATATACAAGGAATGTATTGAAATGGGTTCGGATGGAGATCCTTGGAGAAGCCACCCTGATTATGCTTGAGTGTGCCAAGACAGTTAATTCCAACATCTATACTTTAATGAAATTTCAGCATCCAGAACAAAAATGA
- the LOC127902185 gene encoding protein FAR1-RELATED SEQUENCE 5-like, with translation MTTSLDVGSISAWVLDLNENQPSEQKTSGPQDNPSYDNGMEICASAGTSLPPQTSESKDYFGDKSATISSSHTTYSLPKKSELIEVGVGSCFDTVNDAHIWYKKYAKSVGFSVRKDELHRDGKSGEVASRRWVCSGQGYRLKKWMEKTDRIREPRGITRNGWKAELRVNYDKLKGKYVVTKFVFEHTYLLVELHETQFLRSHRLVNEADLAHAKALRQVGVKVCQFMNYKSDHAGGFHHIGYMGKDMRNRIDAYHRAQIIDTDTEAAIAYLSARVDYDARVYFEYTLDEENRLRNLFWTDTVARYDYEQFEDVLALMQRIRKMHTINLWSHLLV, from the coding sequence ATGACAACATCTTTAGACGTGGGAAGCATTTCTGCATGGGTGTTAGACCTCAATGAGAACCAGCCATCGGAACAGAAAACAAGTGGACCCCAAGACAACCCGTCATATGATAATGGGATGGAAATTTGTGCAAGTGCAGGTACGTCTTTACCCCCACAAACTAGCGAAAGCAAAGATTATTTTGGGGACAAATCTGCTACAATATCATCTAGTCATACGACCTACAGTTTGCCTAAAAAAAGTGAACTCATTGAAGTGGGTGTCGGATCGTGTTTTGATACTGTCAATGATGCCCACATATGGTATAAAAAGTATGCTAAGTCGGTTGGATTCTCTGTGAGAAAAGATGAACTTCATCGTGATGGAAAAAGTGGTGAAGTAGCAAGTCGGCGATGGGTTTGCTCAGGGCAGGGATACAGGCTAAAAAAATGGATGGAGAAAACAGACAGAATCAGGGAACCGAGGGGCATTACTCGTAACGGGTGGAAGGCGGAACTTCGCGTGAACTATGATAAGTTGAAAGGGAAGTACGTGGTAACTAAATTCGTTTTTGAGCACACTTATCTCTTGGTTGAACTGCACGAGACACAATTTCTTCGTTCGCATAGACTTGTCAACGAAGCTGATTTGGCTCACGCAAAGGCATTGCGACAAGTTGGGGTGAAAGTGTGCCAGTTCATGAACTACAAGTCTGATCATGCAGGAGGGTTCCATCATATTGGGTATATGGGTAAGGACATGCGGAATAGAATAGACGCATATCATCGTGCACAAATTATTGACACCGACACAGAGGCTGCCATTGCATACTTATCTGCAAGGGTTGATTATGATGCTAGAGTGTACTTCGAGTATACTCTTGATGAGGAAAATCGACTGCGAAACTTGTTCTGGACCGACACTGTTGCTCGGTACGACTATGAACAATTTGAAGATGTTTTAGCTTTGATGCAACGTATAAGAAAAATGCATACAATAAACCTTTGGTCGCATTTGTTGGTGTAA
- the LOC127898690 gene encoding disease resistance protein RGA2-like, with product MWMAQGYFSVEQDEEVDIIGEEYFNILATHSFFQEFKKDDDNLIVACKMHDIVHDFAQFVSQNECSSMEINGSKEHNAINSLDKKVCHLMLIIGEGASFPVSTCRVKRMRSLFIGGNMLDNSSLNGKMLKELFEKLTSLRVLNIGKWSISRWYFILEIPRNIEKLIHLKYLNLSCLTSIRKLPEPLCELYNLEKLDISHCWYLKELPEGIGKLINMKHLLNERTDSLGRMPAGIARLTSLRTFDEFHVSRGKAVDGHKGYVDEAKRLELDRKEYLFNLKFWFDMKDEGGEMRKNEDDQLLLEALKPPLDLKELVIDS from the exons ATGTGGATGGCTCAAGGTTACTTTAGTGTAGAGCAAGATGAAGAGGTGGACATAATTGGTGAAGAGTATTTTAACATCTTAGCCACTCACTCTTTCTTTCAAGAGTTTAAGAAAGATGATGATAATCTTATTGTAGCGTGCAAGATGCATGATATAGTACACGATTTTGCCCAATTTGTAAGTCAAAATGAATGTTCTTCGATGGAGATTAATGGTAGCAAAGAACACAACGCCATAAACTCTTTGGATAAGAAGGTTTGtcatttaatgttaattattgGTGAAGGAGCTTCATTTCCTGTCTCCACTTGTAGAGTTAAAAGAATGCGTAGCCTCTTTATTGGTGGTAACATGCTTGACAATTCATCGTTAAATGGTAAGATGCTAAAGGAATTATTTGAGAAATTGACAAGTTTAAGGGTGTTAAATATAGGAAAATGGTCTATCTCACGATGGTATTTCATTCTAGAGATTCCAAGAAATATAGAAAAGTTGATACATTTAAAGTACCTTAATTTGTCCTGTCTGACGTCCATAAGGAAACTTCCTGAGCCATTATGTGAGTTATATAATCTAGAAAAGTTAGATATTAGTCATTGTTGGTATCTTAAAGAATTACCTGAAGGGATTGGGAAGTTAATAAACATGAAGCATTTACTAAATGAGAGAACTGATTCCTTAGGGCGCATGCCGGCTGGGATTGCGAGATTAACGAGTCTTCGGACATTTGATGAATTCCATGTGAGCAGAGGAAAAGCTGTTGATGGTCACAAAGGAT ATGTGGATGAGGCTAAGAGATTAGAGCTTGATAGAAAGGAATACCTCTTCAATTTGAAGTTCTGGTTTGATATGAAGGATGAAGGAGGAGAAATGAGGAAGAACGAGGACGATCAACTTCTTCTTGAAGCCCTGAAACCACCTCTAGATTTGAAGGAATTAGTGATAGATTCATAA
- the LOC127902186 gene encoding putative disease resistance protein RGA3, with the protein MVNAVVSPLLEQLISFSTEEVTQQVKLVKGVEQEVEKLTSHLQTIQAVLNDAEQRQVKEKSIRVWLGRLKDVSYDIENVLDEWITARRRLQMEQNAHSAQKQVSSCFPASSISFKKIILRQDIAVKIKGINKKLGVIATQKDMFKFVESGGASSTRPGRVQSTSFIDEEEIYGRVGEKNELLSKLLCESSEQQKGLHIISIVGMGGIGKTTLAQLDCNHEEVIRKFDKILWVCVSETFEEFRVAKAMVEALDGHESHLGEFQSLLRHIYESIAGKSFLLILDDVWDGNYVKCEPFYRCLKNGLHGSKILVTTRKESVACMMGYLDIISIKELVEEECWLLFNRIAFHGRSIEECEKLEQIGQKIASRCKGLPLAAKVMGSLMRSKKTEQEW; encoded by the coding sequence ATGGTTAACGCCGTCGTTTCTCCTCTCTTAGAGCAGCTGATTTCCTTTTCTACCGAAGAGGTGACACAGCAGGTGAAGCTAGTTAAGGGGGTTGAACAGGAAGTTGAAAAGCTTACAAGCCATCTTCAAACGATTCAAGCTGTGCTCAATGACGCAGAGCAGAGGCAAGTGAAGGAGAAATCCATCAGAGTTTGGTTGGGTCGGCTCAAGGACGTATCCTATGACATTGAAAATGTGTTGGACGAGTGGATCACTGCACGACGCAGATTGCAAATGGAGCAGAATGCTCATTCAGCTCAGAAGCAGGTAAGTTCATGCTTCCCGGCCTCTAgcattagttttaaaaaaatcatcctcCGTCAGGACATTGCTGTCAAGATCAAAGGAATCAATAAAAAGCTGGGTGTTATAGCCACTCAAAAGGATATGTTTAAGTTTGTTGAGAGTGGTGGTGCCAGTAGTACGAGACCTGGGCGAGTACAGAGTACCTCCTTCATTGATGAGGAGGAGATATATGGTAGAGTTggtgagaagaatgaactctTGAGCAAGCTGTTGTGTGAGAGTAGCGAGCAACAAAAAGGCCTTCATATCATCTCTATTGTTGGTATGGGAGGTATAGGGAAAACCACTCTCGCACAATTAGATTGTAATCATGAGGAGGTGATAAGAAAGTTCGATAAAATTCTATGGGTGTGTGTATCAGAAACTTTTGAAGAGTTCAGAGTTGCCAAAGCAATGGTCGAAGCTTTGGATGGTCATGAATCTCATTTAGGTGAATTCCAATCTCTTCTTAGACATATTTATGAATCCATTGCAGGGAAGAGCTTTCTTCTTATCTTAGATGACGTGTGGGATGGAAATTACGTGAAATGTGAACCATTCTACCGTTGTCTAAAGAATGGTCTCCATGgaagtaaaattttagttacCACACGTAAAGAGTCAGTTGCGTGCATGATGGGATATTTAGATATTATCTCCATCAAAGAGTTAGTTGAAGAGGAATGTTGGTTATTGTTTAATAGGATAGCATTTCATGGTCGGTCCATTGAAGAATGTGAGAAATTAGAGCAAATTGGGCAAAAAATTGCAAGCAGATGCAAAGGTTTGCCTCTTGCAGCAAAGGTAATGGGGAGTCTCATGCGCTCTAAAAAAACTGAACAAGAGTGGTAG
- the LOC102630017 gene encoding putative disease resistance protein RGA4: MLVIGLGASFPVSTCRIKRMRSLFISGNMLDNSSLNGKMLKELFGKLTSLRALDIGNWSATLCSSILDIPRNIEKLVHLRYLNLSSVTLIRKLPETLCELYNLEKLDISYCINLKALPQGIGKLINMKHLLNERTDSSGHMPAGIARLPSLRTLDEFHVSGGRRKNEHDQLLLEALQPPLNLKELFIGSYGGNTVSPSWMMSLTNLRSLNLRLCENCKQLPPLGKLPFLEKLYISDMKSVKRAGNEILGIESDHHDSSSSSSVIIAFPKLQSLFIEDLPELEEWDYGITRTGHPFIDIMPRLSALAIAVCPKLKALPDHIHQTTTLKGLSIWGCDLLEERYRKGEGEDWPKISHIPNIYINYLRI, encoded by the coding sequence ATGTTAGTTATTGGTCTAGGAGCTTCATTTCCTGTCTCCACTTGTAGAATTAAAAGAATGCGTAGCCTCTTTATTAGTGGTAACATGCTTGACAATTCATCGTTAAATGGTAAGATGCTAAAAGAATTGTTTGGGAAATTGACAAGTTTGAGGGCATTAGATATAGGAAACTGGTCTGCCACACTGTGTTCTTCCATTCTAGATATTCCAAGAAATATAGAAAAGCTGGTACATTTAAGATACCTTAATTTGTCTTCTGTGACGCTTATAAGGAAACTTCCTGAGACGTTGTGTGAGTTATATAATCTAGAAAAGTTAGATATTAGTTACTGTATTAATCTTAAAGCATTACCTCAAGGAATTGGGAAGTTAATAAACATGAAGCATTTACTAAATGAGAGAACTGATTCCTCAGGGCACATGCCGGCTGGGATTGCGAGATTACCGAGTCTTCGGACATTGGATGAGTTCCATGTGAGCGGAGGAAGGAGGAAGAACGAGCACGATCAACTTCTTCTTGAAGCCTTGCAACCACCTTTGAATTTGAAGGAATTATTTATAGGGTCATACGGAGGCAACACCGTTTCCCCCAGCTGGATGATGTCATTAACCAATCTAAGGAGTTTAAATCTCCGTTTGTGCGAAAATTGTAAGCAGCTGCCTCCTTTGGGAAAATTGCCATTCCTTGAAAAGCTGTATATATCGGACATGAAGAGTGTGAAAAGAGCGGGTAATGAAATTTTGGGGATAGAAAGTGATCATCATgactcatcttcatcttcatcggTTATTATTGCCTTCCCCAAATTGCAATCACTTTTCATTGAGGATTTGCCGGAATTGGAGGAGTGGGATTATGGGATTACAAGAACGGGACACCCCTTCATCGACATCATGCCACGTCTTTCTGCCTTGGCAATTGCTGTTTGCCCCAAATTAAAGGCACTGCCCGACCACATTCATCAAACGACAACATTGAAGGGATTGAGCATTTGGGGGTGTGACCTTCTGGAAGAACGTTACCGCAAGGGGGAGGGGGAAGATTGGCCTAAGATATCACACATTCCcaacatatatattaattatttgcgCATTTGA
- the LOC112495496 gene encoding putative disease resistance protein RGA3 → MVEALDGHESHLGEFQSLLRHIYESIAGKSFLLVLDDVWDGNYVKCEPFYRCLKNGLHGSKILVTTRKESVVCMMGSLDIISIKELAEEECWLLFNRIAFHGRAIEECEKLEQIGQQIASRCKGLPLVAKVIGSLMRSKKTEEEWCRILNNDLWKIEEIEKGVLSPLLLSYNDLPSRVKRCFSYCAVFPKKFNIMKEKLISMWMAQGYFSAEQDEEMDIIGEEYFNILATRSFFQEFKRDHDNLIVACKMHDIVHDFAQFVSQNECSSMEINGSKEQTP, encoded by the coding sequence ATGGTCGAAGCTTTGGATGGTCATGAATCTCATTTAGGTGAATTCCAATCTCTTCTTAGACATATTTATGAATCCATTGCAGGGAAGAGCTTTCTTCTTGTCTTAGATGACGTGTGGGATGGAAATTACGTGAAATGTGAACCATTCTACCGTTGTCTAAAGAATGGTCTCCATGgaagtaaaattttagttacCACACGTAAAGAGTCAGTTGTGTGCATGATGGGATCTTTAGATATTATCTCCATCAAAGAATTGGCTGAAGAGGAATGTTGGTTATTGTTTAATAGGATAGCATTTCATGGTCGGGCCATTGAAGAATGTGAAAAATTAGAGCAAATCGGGCAACAAATTGCAAGCAGATGCAAAGGTTTGCCTCTTGTAGCAAAGGTAATAGGGAGTCTCATGCGTTCCAAAAAAACCGAAGAAGAGTGGTGTAGAATCTTAAATAATGATTTGTGGAAAATCGAAGAGATTGAGAAAGGTGTTCTATCTCCTCTGTTGTTGAGTTATAATGATTTGCCGTCCAGAGTGAAAAGGTGTTTTTCATATTGTGCTGTCTTTCCAAAGAAATTCAatataatgaaagaaaaactaattagcaTGTGGATGGCTCAAGGTTACTTTAGTGCAGAACAAGATGAAGAGATGGACATAATTGGTGAAGAGTATTTTAACATCTTAGCCACTCGCTCTTTCTTTCAAGAGTTTAAGAGAGATCATGATAATCTTATTGTAGCGTGCAAGATGCATGATATAGTACACGATTTTGCCCAATTTGTAAGTCAAAATGAATGTTCTTCGATGGAAATTAATGGTAGCAAAGAACAAACGCCATAA